Proteins encoded by one window of Dioscorea cayenensis subsp. rotundata cultivar TDr96_F1 chromosome 6, TDr96_F1_v2_PseudoChromosome.rev07_lg8_w22 25.fasta, whole genome shotgun sequence:
- the LOC120262806 gene encoding BTB/POZ domain-containing protein At1g30440-like: MACVKLGSKADAFQRRGQAWFCTSGLPSDVTIEIGEMSFHLHKFPLISKSGLLDKLIREKTDVGEEGCVIHLHDVPGGVKAFELVVKFCYSMKFELTASNVVYLRCAAEHLQMTEEIAEDNLISQTEVFFNQVVLRSWKDSIKALQSCDDVLLFAEDLHIVKRCIESLAVKAFTDPNLFGWPMMEHGARQSPGGSLLWNGISTGARPRNSSSDWWYEDVSLLSFPMYKRLISVMESRGIRQEIIAGSITYYTKKYLPGLNRRQSVSETSSQLPSLTMTLVLSEEEQKNLVEEINRLLPVQKGITSTKFLFGLLRTAMILSASPSCISNLERMIGMQLDQATIEDLLIPNFSSSMETLYDIDCIHRILEHFLAMDQATGGASPCVVDDEHLGSPSLTPITTVAKLIDGFLAEVAPDVNLKLPKFQSLAAAVPEYARPLDDGLYRAIDIYLKAHPWLTETEREQLCRVMDCQKLSLEACTHAAQNERLPLRVIVQVLFFEQLQLRTSIAGCFLVSDNLDGSRPLRSGALPTSGEGGGWATAIRDNQVLKVGMDSMRLRVSELEKECSTMKQEIEKLTQGKTGWSDLPKKFGLKINSQMCSAQGDSVNNEKNQTGKVEKQRVKLPRKHKKQISSDESS; this comes from the exons ATGGCATGTGTGAAACTGGGATCAAAAGCAGATGCTTTTCAGAGGAGAGGTCAAGCCTG GTTTTGTACAAGTGGCCTTCCTAGTGACGTTACTATTGAAATCGGTGAAATGTCTTTTCATCTTCATAAG TTCCCTTTGATATCTAAAAGTGGGCTTTTAGACAAATTGATCCGGGAGAAAACCGATGTGGGAGAAGAGGGTTGTGTCATACATCTGCATGATGTTCCTGGTGGCGTGAAAGCATTCGAGCTAGTTGTCAAGTTTTGCTATAGTATGAAGTTTGAATTGACTGCGTCCAATGTTGTGTATCTTCGATGTGCCGCTGAGCATCTACAAATGACAGAAGAAATTGCAGAGGATAACTTGATTTCTCAAACCGAGGTCTTCTTTAATCAAGTGGTTCTACGAAGCTGGAAAGATTCTATTAAGGCACTTCAATCATGTGATGATGTACTTCTGTTTGCTGAAGATTTGCATATCGTCAAGAGATGTATTGAATCTTTAGCTGTAAAAGCGTTTACCGACCCGAATTTGTTTGGCTGGCCAATGATGGAGCATGGAGCAAGGCAAAGCCCTGGAGGGAGCCTTTTGTGGAATGGAATTAGCACTGGAGCTAGGCCAAGGAATTCTAGTTCTGATTGGTGGTATGAGGATGTGTCCTTGTTGAGCTTTCCTATGTATAAGAGATTGATCTCTGTCATGGAATCTCGAGGAATTAGACAAGAAATCATCGCTGGTTCGATAACTTATTATACCAAAAAATATTTGCCTGGCTTGAACAGGCGACAAAGTGTCAGTGAAACTAGCAGTCAGCTTCCATCCTTAACAATGACACTTGTTCTATCTGAGGAAGAACAGAAGAATCTTGTTGAAGAGATTAATAGATTGTTGCCTGTTCAGAAGGGCATAACATCAACCAAGTTTTTGTTCGGCCTTCTCCGCACTGCTATGATTCTGTCGGCAAGTCCATCCTGCATTTCTAACTTGGAGAGGATGATCGGGATGCAACTTGACCAGGCCACCATAGAAGATTTGTTGATACCCAACTTCTCAAGCTCCATGGAAACTCTCTATGATATTGATTGCATCCACCGTATTCTAGAGCACTTCTTGGCCATGGATCAGGCGACTGGTGGTGCTTCGCCTTGTGTAGTCGATGATGAGCATTTGGGATCCCCATCTCTCACGCCTATCACTACAGTTGCCAAGCTTATCGATGGTTTCCTAGCAGAGGTTGCCCCGGATGTTAACTTAAAGCTGCCAAAGTTTCAGTCTTTGGCTGCTGCTGTACCTGAATATGCTCGCCCATTAGATGATGGACTCTATCGTGCAATCGATATATACTTGAAG GCACACCCATGGCTCACAGAAACTGAGAGGGAGCAGCTATGCCGTGTGATGGATTGCCAGAAGCTCTCCCTCGAAGCCTGTACTCATGCTGCTCAGAATGAGAGGCTTCCGCTTCGAGTCATCGTCCAAGTCCTCTTCTTCGAACAGCTTCAGTTGAGAACCTCTATCGCCGGTTGCTTCTTGGTCTCTGATAACCTTGATGGGTCAAGACCGTTGAGAAGTGGTGCTCTCCCGACCTCTGGCGAGGGCGGTGGATGGGCTACGGCCATTCGGGATAACCAAGTCTTGAAAGTAGGCATGGACAGCATGCGGTTGAGAGTCTCTGAGCTAGAAAAGGAGTGCTCGACCATGAAGCAGGAGATCGAAAAATTAACTCAAGGGAAGACTGGGTGGAGTGATCTTCCGAAGAAATTCGGGTTGAAGATCAACTCACAGATGTGCAGTGCtcaaggggattcagtgaacAATGAGAAGAACCAGACAGGTAAAGTAGAGAAACAGAGAGTGAAGCTACCGAGGAAGCACAAGAAGCAAATATCATCAGACGAGTCATCGTAG